DNA from Aggregatimonas sangjinii:
TGTTCACCGAAAAAGTGCAAAGTACGGTAGGTGCCGCGCGAAAGTTGGTTGCCTATGCCGCTACCAATGGCATTCCCTTACCTGGATTGAGCAATTCGCTCACCTATTTTGATGCCTATACCAGCACGCGTTTACCCTTGAACCTGATTCAGGCACAGCGTGATTATTTCGGTTCGCATACCTATGAGCGATTGGATCGAGAAGGGGTTTTTCATACGGAGTGGGAGGAGTAAATGAATCAACAATATTCTATATTCAGAACTTTTCCAATTCTCGAGCAAGCAAAGGAGCTTAAGGTTTTACTCGATGAGAATGGTATCGATGCTATACTCGGCGACAATGTGCCTCCCGTAGATGTCACCTTTTCTGGAAGTACAATCAATAATTTAATTGAAGTTCGAATAAAGCAGTCCGACTTCGAAAGAGCAGAGCAAATTCTTGAAAAAATGCGGAAAATATTCTTGATGAAGTAGATCAAGATTATTACTTGTTTGACTTTACGGATGAAGAGCTTTATGAAATTTTACTAAAATCAGATGAATAGAATTCTTATGACTACACACTTGCCAAAAAACTATTGGCGTAAAGAGGAAAGCCAATCGATAACGATATGTTGAATTCTTTGAAAAAAGAGCGTATCAAGCAACTAGCCAAACCGGAAGAAAATCAGAAAGCTTGGATTTTTTGTGGTTATGTTTTTGCCATCTTTGGAGGCTTTTTAGGTTTAATTATTGGTTATTTTCTTTGGACTGCCGAAAAAACTTTGCCAGATGGAAACAAAGTTTATTCATATTCCGAAAAAGATAGAAAGCACGGAAAAACCATATTTTTTATTTCAGTGATTATTTTTCCTACTGCACTGTTCTTGAGGGCATTCGGTCCATTTGCATAACTCAAAGCGATGCCGAAAACACAATACCATATCTACGTTATCGAACTCCATAAAAAAGTGTTTACGGAAAACCGTCGTTTCCGTGAGGCGAATCCACAATTTAACGGGGTGCTCGAATGTTTGTATGTCGGCATGACCACTAAAACCCCTAAAGAGCGTTTTCTACAACATAAAACGGGCTATGTCAACAAAAAAGGCCACAAACTCTCAGCCAATATCGTTCAGCGATACGGCTCCTATTTACGACCAAGCTTGTACAATCATATCGGTCCCATTACAACCCGTGCAGAGGCCCTGAAAATGGAAGAAACTTTGGCGTTGGAGCTTCGTCGTAAAAGGTATGCGGTGTGGTTTAATTGAAGTAGAAGCAGGACCGATGTGCTGAAAGGGAAAAGAGCCAAGACGGTTAGTCGGCCTCAAGCTGAGCGTATTTCGCTATACGCTTTAGGTATTTTGCGATTAGAAGGCGCAAAGCGATAAGCACATTGGGTAACGTCTATGGCTCATCTTGACGCTTGATTCCAATTGTCTTGTTTCGTTTTTTCGCTACCGTGTTCTCTTTGACTTAAAGGTATGCAGAATCCCGAAGTTCAAGGTGGTCCATGATGCACCATCCAATTTGATGCTGGTATGGGAAAGGTTGATTTCCGTGTAAGTGCCAAATAGAAAGCCGATGATGGGCCTAAGGTAAAAGCCGCCATCATTGCCATCGCTTACACCAAACGCCTGACCTACATCAACGCCAAGCGAGAAGGATTGCGAGGGCCATATTCGTGTCGTTAGGGCCAAGGGCACAAAATCGATTGCTTTGTTTCTG
Protein-coding regions in this window:
- a CDS encoding ribose-5-phosphate isomerase; this encodes MPKTQYHIYVIELHKKVFTENRRFREANPQFNGVLECLYVGMTTKTPKERFLQHKTGYVNKKGHKLSANIVQRYGSYLRPSLYNHIGPITTRAEALKMEETLALELRRKRYAVWFN